From the genome of Streptomyces sp. NBC_01260, one region includes:
- a CDS encoding sigma-70 family RNA polymerase sigma factor produces the protein MSTQHTVDPVPLVIAARNGDAGAQDALASAYLPLVYNIVGRALNGSADVDDVVQDTMLRALDGLGGLRTPESFRSWLVAIAMNQVRAHWRDRNIAPGTLEEAGEIADPGADFVDLTMMRLQLSGQRQETARATRWLEPDDRGLLSLWWLECAGELTRAEVAEALELSPQYAAVRVQRMKAQLETARVVVRALGAQPPCEELRGVLTAWDGRPSALWRKRIARHARDCLRCAGLWSGLMPAEGLLAGLALIPVPAALLVLWPARDGMAPVAVAHALDAAAGDGGMATRPGRHRSPGGRNADGRATSRAAARRRRRFQRRAVGGAVVAACMAGGGLWYVSLGPGTGAEGDSASRTSAAPIADLAAPETPATTSSPPAASASPSPSAKKSASPAPSRKPQKSVTPAPKKTAVPRASSTPAPQPAPVGNTAQVVALANKERAAAGCGPLKEDAQLTDAAQRHSDDMSARDFFEHTNPDGADPGRRITDAGYRWSTYGENIARGQQTPESVMESWMNSPGHRANILNCSFKDLGIGIHKGPGGPWWTQDFGAKQ, from the coding sequence ATGAGCACTCAGCACACGGTGGACCCGGTGCCACTGGTGATCGCCGCGCGCAACGGGGACGCGGGGGCGCAGGACGCACTGGCGAGTGCGTACCTTCCGCTCGTCTACAACATCGTGGGCCGGGCGCTGAACGGTTCGGCGGACGTGGACGACGTGGTGCAGGACACCATGCTCCGTGCGCTGGACGGCCTCGGCGGTCTGCGGACCCCGGAGAGTTTCCGCTCCTGGCTGGTGGCGATCGCGATGAACCAGGTCCGCGCGCACTGGCGGGACCGCAATATCGCGCCCGGCACGTTGGAGGAGGCCGGGGAGATCGCCGATCCCGGGGCCGACTTCGTCGATCTGACGATGATGCGCCTGCAGCTGTCCGGACAGCGTCAGGAGACGGCGCGCGCGACGCGGTGGCTGGAGCCGGACGACCGGGGTCTGCTGTCGCTGTGGTGGCTGGAGTGCGCGGGGGAGCTCACCCGGGCCGAGGTCGCCGAGGCACTGGAGCTCTCGCCGCAGTACGCGGCGGTCCGGGTGCAGCGGATGAAGGCGCAACTGGAGACGGCTCGCGTCGTCGTGCGGGCACTCGGCGCGCAGCCGCCGTGCGAGGAACTCCGCGGCGTCCTCACCGCATGGGACGGCCGCCCCTCGGCGTTGTGGCGCAAGCGCATAGCCCGGCACGCCCGTGACTGCCTCCGGTGTGCCGGACTGTGGAGCGGCCTGATGCCCGCCGAGGGCCTGCTGGCGGGGCTGGCGCTGATCCCCGTGCCTGCGGCGCTCCTCGTACTGTGGCCCGCCCGGGACGGGATGGCACCCGTCGCGGTCGCACACGCGCTCGACGCGGCGGCGGGCGACGGCGGGATGGCCACCCGGCCCGGTCGGCACCGTTCCCCGGGCGGGCGGAACGCGGACGGCCGAGCCACCTCCCGCGCCGCCGCGCGCCGACGCCGGCGGTTCCAGCGCCGGGCGGTCGGCGGCGCGGTGGTGGCGGCGTGCATGGCCGGTGGGGGCCTGTGGTACGTGTCCCTCGGGCCCGGAACCGGAGCCGAGGGCGACAGCGCGTCGCGCACGTCGGCGGCGCCCATCGCCGATCTCGCGGCGCCCGAAACCCCGGCCACCACCTCATCGCCTCCCGCGGCGTCCGCGTCGCCCTCGCCGTCCGCGAAGAAGAGCGCCTCCCCGGCCCCGAGCCGGAAACCGCAGAAGAGCGTCACCCCGGCGCCGAAGAAGACGGCCGTACCGCGTGCGTCGAGCACCCCGGCCCCGCAACCCGCACCTGTGGGGAACACGGCCCAGGTCGTCGCTCTGGCCAACAAGGAGCGGGCGGCAGCCGGATGCGGGCCGCTCAAGGAGGACGCGCAGCTCACGGACGCGGCGCAGCGCCACTCCGACGACATGTCGGCCCGTGACTTCTTCGAGCACACCAACCCCGACGGCGCCGACCCCGGACGGCGCATCACCGACGCCGGGTACCGATGGTCGACGTACGGCGAGAACATAGCCCGGGGGCAGCAGACCCCCGAATCGGTGATGGAGTCCTGGATGAACAGCCCGGGCCACCGCGCCAACATCCTCAACTGCTCCTTCAAGGACCTCGGCATCGGCATCCACAAGGGTCCCGGCGGACCGTGGTGGACGCAGGACTTCGGCGCGAAGCAGTGA
- a CDS encoding type 1 glutamine amidotransferase domain-containing protein has product MAKILFVMTGSDHWTLADGTVHPTGFWAEEAVAPYERFKAAGYEIVVATPGGVVPTVDRGSLAPEFNDGQENADRVANVLASMTELQQPLKLADVALADYAAVFYPGGHGPMEDLAVNADSGRLLTRALESGLPLGIVCHAPAALLAATKDDGTNAFAGYRLTGFTNTEESQAGFADKAKWLLQDRLVEIGTDFQEGEPWAPYVVVDRNLVTGQNPASAAPLAGELLKKLA; this is encoded by the coding sequence ATGGCAAAGATCCTTTTCGTGATGACCGGCTCCGACCACTGGACCCTCGCCGACGGGACCGTGCACCCGACCGGCTTCTGGGCGGAGGAGGCCGTCGCGCCGTACGAGAGGTTCAAGGCCGCCGGGTACGAGATCGTCGTCGCCACCCCCGGCGGCGTGGTGCCGACCGTGGACCGGGGGAGCCTGGCGCCGGAGTTCAACGACGGTCAGGAGAACGCCGACCGGGTGGCGAACGTCCTCGCCTCGATGACCGAACTCCAGCAACCGCTGAAGCTGGCGGACGTTGCCCTGGCGGACTACGCGGCGGTGTTCTACCCCGGCGGCCACGGCCCGATGGAGGACCTGGCGGTGAACGCCGACTCCGGGAGGCTGCTCACCCGGGCCCTGGAGTCGGGCCTGCCCCTCGGCATCGTCTGCCACGCCCCGGCCGCCCTGCTGGCGGCCACGAAGGACGACGGCACCAACGCCTTCGCCGGCTACCGGCTCACCGGCTTCACCAACACGGAGGAGAGCCAGGCCGGCTTCGCCGACAAGGCCAAGTGGCTGCTCCAGGACCGCCTTGTGGAGATCGGCACCGACTTCCAGGAGGGCGAGCCGTGGGCCCCGTACGTGGTCGTCGACCGCAATCTGGTCACCGGCCAGAACCCGGCCTCCGCCGCCCCGCTCGCGGGCGAGCTGCTCAAGAAACTCGCCTGA
- a CDS encoding MgtC/SapB family protein — MAIDISEPFGQNWTHAAQFGIAFGLSCAIGIEREIRQKAAGLRTYTIVGLGAALFTLVSKFGFSDVLVTGQVELDPSRVAAQIVSGLGFIGGGVIFVHRGSVKGLTTAASIWLTAAVGCAAGAGLPVLATLATLAYFLVSYGVRPLAHRLPALRNASIGYRITYTEGVGALRELVRHCTEAGFAISELTTLADDGEGMFRRRRRSETVPPPERTVEIALNVLGRGDPDALMARLSSTTGVLACSRSDLADE; from the coding sequence GTGGCAATCGACATCAGCGAACCGTTCGGCCAGAACTGGACGCACGCGGCGCAGTTCGGCATCGCATTCGGTCTCTCCTGTGCGATCGGGATCGAACGCGAGATCCGCCAGAAGGCGGCCGGCCTGCGCACGTACACGATCGTCGGGCTCGGGGCCGCCCTCTTCACCCTGGTCAGCAAGTTCGGCTTCTCGGACGTGCTGGTCACCGGGCAGGTCGAGCTGGACCCGTCCCGGGTGGCGGCGCAGATCGTCTCCGGCCTCGGGTTCATCGGCGGTGGCGTCATCTTCGTCCACCGCGGTTCGGTCAAGGGGCTGACCACGGCCGCGTCGATCTGGCTGACCGCAGCGGTCGGCTGCGCGGCCGGAGCGGGTCTGCCCGTCCTGGCCACGCTCGCCACTCTCGCCTACTTCCTGGTGTCGTACGGCGTCCGCCCGCTGGCCCACCGGCTCCCGGCGCTGCGCAACGCCTCGATCGGCTACCGGATCACCTACACCGAGGGCGTGGGCGCGCTGCGGGAGCTGGTCAGACACTGCACGGAGGCCGGGTTCGCGATCTCCGAGCTGACCACCCTCGCCGACGACGGCGAGGGGATGTTCCGGCGCCGTCGCCGGTCGGAGACCGTGCCCCCGCCCGAGCGGACCGTCGAGATCGCGCTCAACGTGCTGGGCAGGGGCGATCCGGACGCGCTGATGGCCCGGCTGTCGAGCACCACGGGGGTGCTGGCGTGCAGCCGGAGTGATCTCGCGGACGAGTGA
- a CDS encoding Dyp-type peroxidase has product MPESTEEVAAAQPVVAPLTSAALILVATIEPGGEPAVREVLPDLAAIARSIGFRFPGTGLVCVTGFGSDAWSRLFAGPRPASLHPFQELHGARHHAPATPGDLLFHIRAERMDVCYEWASQLLDRLGGAVKVVDETHGFRYFDHRDLLGFVDGTENPVGEDARSAALVGPEDPDFAGGSYVVVQKYLHDLASWNTLSTEEQERVIGRTKFTDIEFADDVKPADSHVALNTITDPDGTERDILRANMPFGSFAQGEFGTYFIGYAADPGVTEEMLRNMFLGSPPGTHDRILDFSTAVTGTLFHAPSADFLDAPPPSPASAGAGTLPEPAPAPTAQALIPADARDGSLHIGSLQESAQ; this is encoded by the coding sequence ATGCCCGAGAGCACCGAGGAAGTGGCCGCGGCGCAGCCCGTCGTCGCGCCGCTGACCAGCGCGGCCCTGATCCTGGTCGCCACGATCGAGCCCGGTGGTGAGCCCGCTGTGCGTGAGGTGCTGCCGGATCTGGCGGCCATCGCCCGCTCCATCGGGTTCCGCTTTCCCGGCACCGGTCTGGTCTGCGTGACCGGGTTCGGTTCCGATGCCTGGAGCCGGCTGTTCGCGGGTCCGCGGCCTGCCTCGCTCCATCCCTTCCAGGAACTGCACGGGGCCCGCCACCATGCCCCCGCCACCCCGGGCGATCTGCTGTTCCACATCCGGGCCGAGCGGATGGACGTGTGCTACGAGTGGGCCTCCCAGCTGCTCGACCGGCTCGGCGGTGCGGTGAAGGTCGTCGACGAGACGCACGGGTTCCGCTACTTCGACCACCGGGATCTGCTGGGCTTCGTCGACGGCACCGAGAACCCCGTGGGTGAGGACGCGCGGTCGGCGGCGCTGGTCGGTCCCGAGGACCCGGATTTCGCGGGCGGCAGCTACGTCGTGGTGCAGAAGTACCTGCACGATCTGGCGTCGTGGAACACGTTGAGCACCGAGGAGCAGGAGCGGGTGATCGGGCGGACGAAGTTCACGGACATCGAGTTCGCCGACGACGTGAAGCCCGCCGACTCCCATGTCGCGCTGAACACCATCACGGACCCGGACGGCACGGAGCGCGACATCCTGCGTGCGAACATGCCGTTCGGCAGCTTCGCGCAGGGCGAGTTCGGTACGTACTTCATCGGATACGCGGCCGATCCCGGCGTCACCGAGGAGATGCTCCGCAACATGTTCCTCGGCAGCCCTCCCGGCACCCACGACCGCATCCTCGACTTCTCGACCGCGGTCACCGGCACGCTCTTCCACGCCCCGAGCGCCGACTTCCTCGACGCCCCGCCGCCGTCACCCGCATCCGCCGGGGCCGGGACACTGCCGGAACCGGCGCCCGCGCCGACGGCGCAGGCCCTGATCCCGGCGGATGCCCGTGACGGTTCGCTGCACATCGGCAGCCTGCAAGAAAGCGCCCAGTGA